The following proteins come from a genomic window of Bactrocera tryoni isolate S06 chromosome 1, CSIRO_BtryS06_freeze2, whole genome shotgun sequence:
- the LOC120772370 gene encoding uncharacterized protein LOC120772370 yields the protein MCANFDTRLWWRGHQRTNSVLLLLLLLLQPTFIQTLHEMLHENSFDYLRIKRNNNYANTTIMPERQASSEDSGVVHYFRFHDFEPRALSSYTWSATTSRPTVEVERKSINSEESAKAFGKTVPEVRKPRGIHFEADGKDLAINLEFIIPFLRVPIARSVQITQAAFRKLADLNSDTLLLSSGFAIVGAIIAVVLKAVTTPTLVGYGYKKATRAADFMDDLNFASYAPAADQSDTVTKSIIKGHDMLNALEHNLYVNHMNVSVCAQRAICSYVQQATTGVRAGLGSPTDRIVDGLISLDLLQNYLNGTALQNAIDTGRAHADTSCELMYRDCEWPKLQNKAWEIAKKFLVRYFGKQL from the exons ATGTGTGCGAATTTCGACACGAGGCTTTGGTGGAGGGGCCACCAACGCACCAACAGTGTTTTGCTATTATTGCTGTTACTTTTGCAGCCAACGTTCATACAAACTTTGCATGAAATGCTGCACGAGaatagttttgattatttaagaattaagCGCAACAACAATTATGCAAATACAACGATTATGCCTGAACGCCAAGCATCCAGTGAAGACAGTGGAGTGGTGCATTACTTTCGGTTTCACGACTTTGAACCGCGTGCGCTGAGCAGCTACACTTGGAGCGCAACGACCAGCAGACCAACAGTGGAGGTGgaaagaaagtcaattaacagTGAGGAAAGTGCTAAGGCGTTCGGCAAAACTGTACCAGAAGTGCGCAAGCCGCGTGGTATACACTTTGAGGCGGACGGCAAGGATCTTGCCATCAATCTGGAGTTTATCATACCGTTCCTGCGTGTACCGATCGCGCGCAGTGTGCAAATCACACAGGCGGCTTTTCGTAAATTGGCCGATTTGAATTCGGATACATTGCTGCTCAGCAGTGGCTTCGCAATTGTGGGTGCTATTATTGCGGTGGTTTTAAAAGCCGTGACCACGCCTACGCTAGTTGGGTATGGTTATAAAAAAGCCACGCGTGCTGCCGACTTCATGGATGACTTGAATTTCGCCAGTTATGCGCCGGCGGCCGATCAGAGTGATACAGTGACGAAATCTA TTATCAAGGGACACGATATGCTAAATGCTTTGGAGCATAATCTATATGTAAACCATATGAATGTGAGCGTTTGCGCTCAGCGCGCGATCTGCAGTTATGTGCAACAAGCCACCACAGGCGTACGCGCAGGATTGGGTTCACCCACTGATCGCATAGTCGATGGGCTCATCAG TTTGGATCTGCTGCAGAACTATTTGAATGGCACCGCTTTGCAAAATGCTATAGACACGGGTCGTGCGCACGCTGACACTAGCTGTGAGCTCATGTATCGCGACTGTGAATGGccgaaattgcaaaataaagcTTGGGAAATAGCAAAAAAGTTTCTGGTTAGATATTTTGGTAAACAGCTGTAG
- the LOC120772444 gene encoding uncharacterized protein LOC120772444, translating into MLLNALIVALLPLAAYATDAANILLPTEDSGPKRFFSFRPLGDDVAMGLDFELPFLKVPIKRYVDKYGNSPAMVNINTAALITSGLMAGGSLIVAHLLSSLRFLKGRSAEDEETTYLENGIKKTDKKLFTDEETVKREKRYADSKNHFYDAKNLFDHFRLVYKNDTGERIETTLPSLFARIEETFLDNKIDIGACVQKTICLMLQESSQKVRHGQATSMQKIVDGLTSFSWVLDVFAPYGELRKAIKAGKTHASTSCVVAYPTCHWSNPASELTQLLSNHVKFA; encoded by the exons ATGCTGCTAAATGCTTTAATAGTGGCGCTTTTGCCATTGGCTGCTTACGCAACGGACGCTGCCAATATTCTCCTACCGACCGAAGACAGTGGACCAAAAAGATTTTTCTCATTTCGTCCGCTCGGTGATGATGTGGCGATGGGACTGGATTTCGAGTTGCCTTTCCTTAAAGTGCCAATTAAGCGTTATGTAGACAAGTACGGCAACTCTCCG GCTATGGTGAACATCAATACAGCAGCTTTGATCACCAGTGGTCTAATGGCCGGTGGCAGCCTGATTGTGGCGCATCTTCTGAGTTCACTTCGTTTTCTCAAAGGACGTTCGGCTGAGGATGAAGAGACGACATATTTGGAAAATGGCATCAAAAAGACTGACAAGAAATTGTTTACTGATGAAGAAACAGTGAAAAGAGAGAAACGTTATGCtgattcaaaaaatcatttttacgaTGCCAAAAATCTTTTCGATCACTTCCGTTTAGTCTATAAAAACGACACTGGCGAGCGAATTG AGACCACACTACCAAGCCTCTTCGCACGCATCGAAGAGACATTTTTGGATAATAAAATCGACATCGGTGCTTGCGTGCAAAAAACCATTTGCCTGATGCTACAGGAATCCAGTCAAAAAGTGCGTCACGGACAGGCGACCAGCATGCAAAAAATCGTCGATGGTTTGACGAGCTTTTCGTGGGTGTTGGATGTGTTCGCGCCTTACGGCGAGTTGCGAAAAGCGATAAAGGCTGGCAAAACGCATGCGAGTACGAGTTGTGTGGTCGCCTATCCCACATGTCACTGGTCCAATCCGGCAAGTGAACTAACGCAGCTCTTAAGCAACCATGTGAAGTTTGCTTAG